One genomic segment of Pandoraea thiooxydans includes these proteins:
- a CDS encoding heavy-metal-associated domain-containing protein, giving the protein MMQFQVEGMSCSHCVKAVTQAVQALDANAKVDVDLAAGSVRVESQRAAGDIAAAITEAGYPARSGNPA; this is encoded by the coding sequence ATGATGCAATTCCAGGTGGAAGGTATGAGCTGCAGTCATTGCGTAAAGGCAGTAACGCAGGCGGTGCAGGCGCTCGACGCCAACGCCAAGGTCGACGTCGATCTGGCCGCGGGCTCGGTGCGGGTCGAAAGTCAGCGCGCCGCCGGCGACATTGCCGCGGCAATTACCGAAGCGGGTTATCCGGCCAGGAGCGGCAATCCGGCCTAG